In Candidatus Chlorohelix allophototropha, the following are encoded in one genomic region:
- a CDS encoding ATP-dependent Clp protease ATP-binding subunit — protein sequence MMPGGVNPFDKFTEKAQEVLMTSYQLLAEQHHSQLDVEHILLAMLQQKDGITPQILEKLGADINLIKRSVQDELDVTPKIQGQTGFQGIQVSMYITPRLQRLFVNAEQERERMKDDFISTEHILLAVVSDPTDKAAKILKRFMVDRESIYQALQEVRGNQRVTDPQAESKYQILAKYSVDLSRLARENKLDPVIGREEEIRRVMQVLSRRTKNNPVLIGEPGVGKTAIAEGLAQKIVSGDVPDNLKDKRVVALDMPGLVAGSKFRGEFEERLKAVIEEVRRAQGEVIVFIDELHTVVGAGGAEGAIDASNMLKPPLARGELQVVGATTLDEYRKHIEKDAALERRFAPVLIGEPSVEDTIEMLRGLRPKYELHHNLKITDEALVAAAELSERYVTDRFLPDKAIDLVDEAASKVRIDMFSQPPELKQMDARLKQLNDDMELAVQKQDYERAARMKYEISALKQEFEGKRNTWFAEKKIDDVVDEEDIAEVVSKSTGIPVSRMLEGEMKKLLLMEERLHERVIGQDEAIVAVSDAIRRARSGLRDPNRPIGSFIFLGPTGVGKTELVKALAEFMFDSEDAMVRIDMSEYGEKHTVSRLIGSPPGYVGYDEGGQLTEAVRRRPYQIVLFDEIEKAHHEVFNTLLQLLDDGRLTDGHGRTVDFKHTIVILTSNVGTDHIKQRALGFTVGANRQESEDAAADQKMREQVMSDLREQFRPEFLNRIDEIIIFSHLNQEQIKKIVRLMMKDVVKRLESQGMKLVLTEAALDFFAKEGYDRVYGARPLRRVIQRKLENVLSRMLLDGKFKQGDTIQVELNPEALTELRFTIVEQAQSVESPQVEGEIIEQTAGALPGASN from the coding sequence ATGATGCCCGGAGGAGTAAATCCTTTTGATAAATTCACCGAGAAGGCGCAAGAAGTGCTAATGACTAGTTATCAGCTTTTGGCTGAGCAGCACCATAGCCAACTTGATGTAGAGCATATCCTTTTGGCGATGCTACAACAAAAAGATGGCATTACGCCCCAAATTCTAGAAAAACTCGGCGCGGATATAAATTTAATTAAACGCTCAGTTCAGGATGAACTAGATGTTACTCCTAAAATTCAAGGGCAAACTGGCTTTCAGGGAATTCAGGTAAGCATGTATATTACCCCGCGACTGCAACGCCTTTTTGTTAATGCCGAGCAGGAACGCGAACGAATGAAAGATGATTTTATCAGCACCGAACATATTCTATTGGCAGTCGTTTCCGACCCAACTGATAAAGCCGCCAAAATCCTGAAACGTTTTATGGTAGATCGAGAGAGTATTTATCAAGCTCTACAAGAGGTGCGCGGAAATCAGCGCGTCACAGACCCGCAAGCGGAAAGCAAATATCAGATTCTGGCAAAATACAGCGTGGATTTGTCACGGTTAGCCCGCGAAAACAAGCTCGACCCTGTTATTGGGCGTGAAGAAGAAATACGCCGGGTGATGCAAGTTTTAAGCCGCCGAACTAAGAATAACCCGGTGCTAATCGGCGAACCGGGCGTAGGTAAAACCGCCATTGCCGAAGGATTGGCGCAAAAAATCGTTAGTGGTGATGTACCCGATAACCTGAAGGATAAGCGGGTGGTAGCCCTTGATATGCCGGGTCTGGTGGCTGGCTCAAAATTCAGAGGTGAGTTTGAAGAGCGTCTCAAGGCAGTAATTGAAGAGGTGAGACGGGCGCAGGGTGAGGTAATCGTTTTCATTGACGAACTACACACTGTTGTTGGTGCAGGCGGCGCAGAAGGGGCAATAGATGCCAGCAATATGCTAAAGCCGCCTTTGGCGCGTGGTGAATTGCAGGTGGTGGGTGCTACTACTTTGGACGAGTACCGCAAGCACATTGAGAAAGATGCCGCTTTAGAGCGCCGTTTCGCGCCGGTGTTAATCGGTGAACCGAGTGTCGAGGATACTATTGAAATGCTGCGCGGTTTGCGCCCTAAATACGAATTGCATCATAATCTGAAAATAACCGATGAGGCATTGGTTGCCGCCGCCGAACTAAGCGAACGTTACGTTACCGATCGTTTCTTGCCTGACAAAGCGATTGATTTGGTGGACGAAGCCGCTTCAAAAGTGCGAATCGATATGTTTAGCCAACCGCCCGAATTGAAACAAATGGATGCGCGCCTCAAACAATTAAACGATGATATGGAATTGGCAGTTCAGAAACAGGATTATGAACGAGCCGCCCGTATGAAATACGAGATTAGCGCTTTAAAACAAGAATTTGAGGGGAAACGCAACACATGGTTCGCCGAGAAAAAAATTGACGATGTGGTAGATGAGGAAGATATAGCAGAAGTCGTCAGTAAATCTACCGGCATTCCGGTTAGCCGGATGCTTGAAGGCGAAATGAAAAAACTGTTATTGATGGAAGAACGCTTACATGAGCGTGTAATCGGTCAGGATGAGGCAATCGTAGCGGTTAGCGATGCAATCCGCCGCGCCCGTAGCGGGTTAAGAGACCCAAACCGACCGATTGGCTCGTTTATTTTTCTCGGACCTACCGGGGTAGGTAAAACCGAATTGGTAAAGGCGCTGGCTGAGTTCATGTTCGATAGCGAAGATGCAATGGTTCGCATTGACATGAGCGAATATGGCGAAAAGCACACAGTAAGCCGCTTAATCGGTTCACCTCCCGGCTATGTTGGGTACGATGAAGGCGGACAACTGACCGAAGCGGTACGCCGCCGTCCATACCAGATTGTTCTTTTCGATGAAATCGAGAAAGCGCATCATGAAGTATTCAATACTTTGCTCCAATTGCTGGATGATGGGCGTTTAACCGATGGGCATGGTCGCACAGTGGACTTCAAGCACACGATTGTGATTTTGACCTCAAATGTTGGCACAGACCATATCAAGCAACGAGCGCTAGGTTTTACTGTGGGGGCAAATCGTCAAGAATCCGAGGATGCCGCCGCAGATCAAAAGATGCGCGAGCAAGTGATGTCAGACCTGCGCGAACAATTCAGACCGGAGTTTCTGAACCGGATTGATGAAATCATCATCTTCAGCCACTTGAACCAAGAGCAAATCAAGAAAATCGTGCGGTTGATGATGAAAGATGTAGTCAAGCGGCTAGAATCGCAAGGGATGAAGTTGGTGCTTACCGAAGCTGCCCTCGATTTCTTCGCTAAAGAAGGCTATGACCGGGTTTACGGAGCGCGCCCATTGCGCCGAGTCATTCAGCGCAAGCTTGAAAATGTACTTAGTAGAATGTTACTTGATGGCAAATTCAAGCAGGGCGATACAATTCAGGTGGAGCTTAACCCTGAAGCGCTGACTGAGTTGAGATTTACAATAGTAGAACAAGCTCAATCGGTAGAATCCCCACAGGTGGAAGGTGAAATAATCGAGCAAACCGCCGGGGCGTTGCCCGGTGCTTCTAACTAA
- a CDS encoding glycosyltransferase translates to MQQEELDLSIIIACYNEHVVLRDSVTELVDVLNGTRYHNSYELIFVDDVSKDDTVEIILELIAKYPTTRMVLIQHQKNTGRGRTVTDGIQAARGRMVGFLDIDLETPAHYIPAALLEIERGADVCTAERVYKFMWRTFYRQVLSVGYHLLESKLLKLHLKDTEVGFKFFKRESILPVLNRCHDPGWFWDTEIMYRSFFAGLHITEIPTLFIKRYDKKSTVRIFHDSIEYFGKLMHFQHEIKKMRAEYEIKKLERQVERQVERQTEEVTN, encoded by the coding sequence GTGCAGCAAGAGGAACTGGATTTAAGCATTATCATAGCCTGTTATAACGAGCATGTAGTGCTACGAGATAGCGTTACAGAACTGGTGGACGTACTAAATGGTACACGTTATCATAATTCTTATGAACTCATTTTCGTTGATGACGTAAGCAAAGATGATACTGTAGAAATTATCCTCGAATTAATAGCAAAGTACCCAACAACGCGAATGGTGCTGATCCAACATCAGAAAAATACAGGGCGCGGACGCACCGTTACCGATGGTATTCAAGCGGCAAGAGGGCGTATGGTGGGTTTTCTGGATATTGACCTAGAAACTCCTGCGCATTACATCCCGGCAGCTTTGCTTGAAATTGAGCGTGGTGCAGATGTGTGTACAGCAGAACGGGTTTATAAATTTATGTGGCGCACTTTTTACCGACAGGTTTTGAGTGTTGGCTACCATTTACTTGAATCTAAGTTGCTCAAATTGCATCTGAAAGATACCGAAGTTGGTTTCAAATTTTTCAAGCGCGAAAGTATATTGCCGGTGCTTAACCGCTGTCATGATCCGGGTTGGTTCTGGGATACCGAAATAATGTACCGCAGTTTCTTTGCCGGACTACACATTACTGAAATTCCAACCCTTTTTATCAAACGTTATGATAAAAAAAGCACCGTTCGAATATTTCATGACTCAATAGAATATTTCGGTAAACTTATGCACTTCCAACACGAAATTAAAAAGATGCGGGCTGAATATGAGATCAAAAAGCTAGAACGACAGGTCGAACGACAAGTCGAACGGCAGACCGAAGAAGTAACCAACTAA
- a CDS encoding class I SAM-dependent methyltransferase, with the protein MQVVNRLKSTLDNPFIFNALQFAIAGTQNKTRRLIREGLQLKAGERLLDVCCGTGEFADVALNEYIGIDINPKYIEYAEQRFGKGNGHPERAFVAQDITGYEFSRTYGTFPKAMLINSMHHLSDAENLAVLEGIARVTTERFVIVDMDPTPSNPLSRFLAKQDRGQFIRPLAEQIALAEKFFEVERGGEYYSGLCGQTIIVCKVRS; encoded by the coding sequence ATGCAGGTAGTTAATCGCCTTAAAAGTACCCTAGATAACCCTTTCATCTTCAACGCCCTGCAATTTGCAATCGCGGGAACACAAAATAAAACTCGGCGGCTGATTCGCGAAGGCTTGCAACTCAAAGCAGGGGAACGTTTGCTAGATGTTTGCTGTGGCACAGGCGAATTCGCCGATGTGGCACTCAACGAATATATCGGAATCGATATTAATCCAAAATATATTGAGTATGCCGAACAGCGTTTCGGTAAAGGGAACGGACATCCTGAACGCGCTTTTGTTGCACAGGATATTACCGGGTATGAATTCAGCCGCACCTATGGGACTTTCCCTAAAGCCATGCTGATAAATAGTATGCATCACCTAAGCGATGCTGAAAATCTGGCTGTACTGGAAGGTATCGCGCGGGTTACTACCGAGCGTTTCGTAATAGTGGATATGGATCCCACCCCCTCAAACCCCCTCAGCCGTTTTCTGGCAAAACAAGATCGAGGGCAATTTATCCGACCTCTTGCCGAGCAAATAGCACTTGCCGAGAAATTTTTCGAGGTGGAAAGGGGCGGGGAATATTACTCAGGCTTGTGTGGGCAAACGATAATTGTGTGTAAAGTTAGGAGTTAG
- a CDS encoding GNAT family protein — MNLFFAPDKVVCPEFTLRSYDAGDGTLLKNAQDSSYEHLKKYMPWAQPEISANEAENNVRKFRARYLLNEDFYIGIFSPDGKKLLGGTGFHLRNRPITENVAEIGMWISEDCAGQGLGTKVLIEMLRWGFSEWQWVRLFWRCSSENIASATVARKGGMIQEAQLRNDHISHLDGSRTDMLYFSALKGEWQA, encoded by the coding sequence TTGAACCTTTTTTTCGCCCCAGATAAAGTTGTATGTCCTGAGTTTACCCTTCGCTCTTATGACGCAGGGGATGGTACTTTGTTAAAAAATGCCCAAGACTCCTCCTACGAACATTTGAAAAAATATATGCCGTGGGCGCAACCTGAAATAAGTGCAAATGAAGCTGAAAATAATGTTAGGAAGTTTCGCGCCCGTTATTTGCTAAATGAAGATTTCTACATCGGCATTTTTAGCCCGGATGGGAAGAAATTACTAGGCGGCACTGGATTTCACCTCCGAAATCGTCCAATAACCGAGAATGTTGCTGAAATAGGGATGTGGATTAGCGAAGATTGTGCCGGACAGGGTTTGGGCACAAAAGTTTTGATTGAAATGCTGAGATGGGGCTTTAGTGAGTGGCAGTGGGTGAGGCTATTCTGGCGGTGCAGCAGCGAAAATATTGCCAGCGCTACTGTTGCGCGTAAAGGTGGAATGATACAGGAAGCGCAATTGAGAAATGACCATATTTCTCATCTGGATGGATCGAGAACTGATATGCTCTACTTCAGCGCACTGAAAGGGGAATGGCAAGCTTAA
- a CDS encoding IS3 family transposase, with product MTTPRKKYSPTFKSQRVQEVLEGNKTVTQIASEYGIHPNMLTKWKQLALKGLPQSFDERTQKQIALLTAQYEQEKEQLYAEIGRLTTPLRWLGKKVKQALPRSVRLSLIETQKAELSLSKQSELLGISRSSLYYRSVAPTEREIELKHRIDEIYTVYPFYGYRRIHQQLLREGKHLNRKTVQNYMREMGLEAIYPGPNLSKRDQKQRVYPYLLRNLAITRPAQVFGTDITYIKLKHGWLYLVAVIDWYSRYVVSWELSDTLEIDFVLRTTERALAKIKPEIFNSDQGSHFTSPKYTALILGAGVKLSMDGRGRALDNVFTERLWRSLKYECVYLAQFENPKEAKLGIGEYFDFYNNTRPHQALKYQTPAQVYFNTVTPVIMLKS from the coding sequence ATGACAACACCTAGAAAAAAGTATTCACCCACATTTAAGTCTCAAAGAGTGCAAGAAGTGCTGGAAGGTAATAAAACCGTTACCCAGATAGCTTCTGAATATGGTATTCATCCGAATATGCTCACTAAATGGAAACAACTGGCTCTAAAAGGTCTGCCACAATCCTTTGATGAGCGTACTCAGAAGCAAATCGCGCTGCTGACCGCACAGTACGAACAAGAAAAAGAACAACTTTACGCCGAAATAGGTCGCCTGACTACACCGCTCAGGTGGTTAGGAAAAAAAGTGAAGCAGGCTTTGCCCAGGTCGGTCAGATTAAGCCTAATCGAAACCCAAAAAGCTGAACTTTCACTCTCAAAACAAAGTGAGTTGCTAGGAATTAGCCGTTCCAGTTTGTACTACCGCTCAGTAGCACCAACCGAACGAGAAATTGAGCTCAAACACCGAATTGATGAGATTTACACCGTTTACCCTTTTTATGGATATCGGCGAATTCATCAACAATTACTGCGGGAAGGCAAGCACCTCAACCGCAAAACGGTGCAAAACTATATGCGGGAGATGGGGCTAGAAGCAATCTATCCTGGTCCTAATCTTTCGAAACGAGATCAAAAGCAGCGGGTATATCCCTATCTCTTAAGGAACCTGGCTATAACCAGACCCGCTCAGGTATTCGGTACCGACATCACATATATCAAGCTCAAACACGGTTGGCTTTATCTGGTGGCTGTCATCGACTGGTACAGCAGATATGTGGTAAGTTGGGAATTATCTGATACTTTGGAAATCGATTTTGTGCTTAGAACTACCGAGCGAGCGTTGGCGAAGATAAAACCGGAGATCTTTAACAGTGACCAAGGTAGTCATTTTACCAGTCCTAAATACACTGCTTTGATATTGGGCGCAGGTGTAAAGTTAAGTATGGATGGACGTGGGCGAGCACTAGATAATGTTTTCACCGAAAGGCTCTGGCGTTCCTTAAAATATGAGTGTGTTTATTTAGCACAATTTGAGAACCCCAAAGAAGCAAAGCTAGGGATTGGTGAGTATTTCGATTTCTACAATAATACTCGACCTCATCAGGCTTTGAAATATCAGACACCGGCTCAGGTTTATTTCAATACCGTGACACCAGTAATTATGTTAAAGAGCTAA
- a CDS encoding Uma2 family endonuclease, protein MIAVNLVSVLHTQLRGSGCQVFNSDLKIAIPGNPRSKGRKRSEGDEFVTYPDAGIICGQPEYYKGDRFTIANPVALFEILSPSTRIYDRNTKAEEYKKIPGLNYYVIIDSEEVRVECRQRVAGNAWMELTPLELLEDKLKLVFAKEIEISLASLYEGITFEEDEV, encoded by the coding sequence TTGATCGCGGTCAATCTTGTCTCTGTGCTTCACACTCAACTCAGAGGAAGTGGCTGCCAGGTCTTTAACAGTGACTTGAAAATAGCCATCCCCGGAAATCCACGCTCTAAAGGACGCAAGCGTAGCGAAGGTGATGAGTTTGTTACCTACCCTGACGCGGGGATAATCTGTGGACAGCCAGAGTATTACAAAGGTGACCGTTTTACCATCGCCAATCCTGTGGCGTTGTTTGAAATTCTGAGTCCTTCCACCCGCATTTATGACCGGAACACCAAGGCAGAGGAGTATAAGAAGATTCCGGGTCTAAATTACTATGTAATAATAGATTCTGAAGAGGTCAGGGTGGAATGTAGGCAGCGGGTAGCGGGGAACGCCTGGATGGAGTTAACCCCATTAGAGTTATTAGAAGACAAGCTAAAGCTGGTTTTTGCCAAAGAAATTGAGATAAGTCTTGCCAGTCTGTACGAGGGTATTACCTTCGAAGAGGATGAAGTATAG
- a CDS encoding sialidase family protein, translating to MGVKKYQKVIALMIIIAIFPLLATPLSAAAILQVSGPDWQATGVYLPEGQTSLLCFQGNQPNTVLLTGGNPTGTSSLNYRTGKLIRFSERNLTLCNEDSGLQFNIDNQQQTAWSINSLNDEFPLTFVPSAIPGDGTQQVYGLKDRRLFYSPNGGKNALERGAQFAGRVKSVATTVQDGKVVYIMVKENGDPAQDVAYPEPFNYSLYASKDTGITWEKTYSSSISGYTNYIPMLQMLPGQATPSSWLIMAVRSGSTPTGTRTVYQLSIDGGHTFKELGARGHYDELWFARTNTAVVRLSSRQMSLSRDGGNSWNPVKLPAFVPDNSMDQNSIYMLQARNAPDNLFVMQRVISTYESNGVKGTVYIHYSPDGGSTWQELPSIDLPYFGLDGAVISPYAPTTLLAIKDRQIYKMELPQVEQTLTARVDNNGAAPNYYPETGHNISPLFWRYWVSNGGLAQFGFPRTEAMREFNPEDGKIFTVQYFERARFEYHPEFAGSNYEVLLGLLGKQLTVQRNEVPFERKVGSPDSSEITYFPQTGHYLAFGFKRYWEQNGGLGLYGYPISEEFSEKNPDDGNFYTVQYFERARFEYHPELKNTGYEVLLGLLGNSLLRSKDWLGQ from the coding sequence ATGGGTGTTAAAAAGTATCAAAAAGTAATTGCGCTGATGATAATTATAGCTATATTCCCGCTTCTAGCCACTCCGCTGTCCGCCGCTGCTATTTTGCAAGTAAGCGGGCCAGATTGGCAAGCCACTGGGGTTTATTTACCAGAGGGGCAGACTAGTCTGCTTTGTTTTCAGGGCAACCAGCCCAACACTGTCTTGCTAACCGGTGGCAACCCCACCGGCACCTCTTCCCTCAACTACCGCACCGGGAAATTAATCCGCTTCAGCGAACGCAATCTTACCCTGTGCAACGAAGATAGCGGTTTGCAATTCAACATCGATAACCAGCAACAAACCGCCTGGAGTATCAATTCGCTTAATGATGAATTTCCTCTCACCTTCGTGCCTTCCGCAATTCCCGGTGATGGCACTCAGCAGGTTTATGGCTTAAAAGATCGTCGGCTATTTTACAGTCCGAATGGTGGTAAAAATGCACTGGAAAGAGGCGCTCAGTTTGCCGGTCGGGTAAAATCGGTGGCAACTACCGTTCAGGATGGCAAAGTTGTATATATTATGGTCAAGGAAAACGGCGACCCGGCTCAGGATGTGGCTTATCCTGAACCTTTCAATTATAGTCTTTATGCTTCGAAGGATACCGGGATAACTTGGGAAAAAACCTATAGCAGTTCCATCAGCGGTTACACCAACTATATTCCTATGCTCCAAATGCTGCCGGGACAGGCTACCCCTTCCAGTTGGCTGATAATGGCGGTACGTTCAGGCTCAACTCCAACCGGAACCCGCACTGTTTACCAGCTTTCAATTGATGGAGGGCACACTTTTAAGGAACTTGGCGCACGAGGTCATTACGACGAACTTTGGTTTGCCCGCACCAATACCGCGGTGGTTAGGCTTTCTTCGAGGCAGATGAGCCTATCACGCGATGGCGGAAATAGTTGGAACCCTGTTAAATTGCCAGCGTTTGTGCCGGATAATAGCATGGATCAGAATAGCATTTACATGCTGCAAGCCAGAAACGCCCCGGATAATTTGTTTGTTATGCAGCGAGTTATTAGCACTTACGAGAGTAACGGGGTAAAGGGAACGGTTTATATCCATTATTCCCCGGACGGTGGCAGTACCTGGCAGGAATTACCTTCGATTGATCTACCCTATTTTGGACTTGATGGAGCAGTTATCAGCCCATATGCGCCTACTACGCTGTTGGCTATTAAAGACCGCCAGATATACAAAATGGAATTACCACAGGTGGAGCAGACCCTGACTGCTAGAGTGGATAACAATGGAGCAGCCCCGAATTATTACCCCGAAACGGGTCACAATATATCACCACTGTTTTGGCGGTATTGGGTAAGTAACGGCGGGTTAGCCCAATTTGGATTCCCACGTACTGAAGCTATGCGCGAGTTCAATCCGGAGGATGGTAAAATTTTCACAGTGCAATATTTTGAACGTGCTCGTTTTGAATACCACCCTGAATTTGCCGGTTCAAATTACGAAGTGTTGCTGGGTTTGCTGGGTAAACAGTTAACTGTCCAGCGAAACGAAGTGCCGTTTGAGCGAAAGGTTGGGTCACCAGACAGTTCGGAAATAACCTATTTCCCGCAGACCGGACATTATCTGGCTTTTGGTTTCAAGCGCTATTGGGAGCAAAACGGCGGGCTAGGGCTATACGGTTACCCAATTTCAGAAGAATTTAGCGAAAAGAACCCGGATGACGGTAACTTCTATACCGTTCAGTATTTCGAGCGGGCACGCTTTGAATATCACCCGGAATTGAAAAATACTGGTTACGAAGTCCTTTTAGGATTGCTGGGTAATAGCTTGCTGAGAAGCAAAGATTGGTTAGGGCAATGA